A genomic region of Gadus macrocephalus chromosome 5, ASM3116895v1 contains the following coding sequences:
- the dnaaf2 gene encoding protein kintoun has protein sequence MEIGDKIKELNMTKDEVDRFSAAFKDEKFRGLLLDYAKELSDPECKKKYEEEIKLLEEERGNAIEFIHPQPFRALKTSVNGKQKCFVNICANEKVGKCEFKWGVSEDGKRGQHWSLPHSLHPGRPERDPKGNKFMIYDVIFHPDTIHMASKNREFMDMVDSTAIQGIQDGFKVRLDQNNVKVLATKYKGTPQPSVIRKPIPGYQTEDPPASPDPLAFPFPYKDPPSGAANQPAAGAKTREESTPRSFVTESPKPGAPTTPHYKLKYRSFIDLQDFRCSRDSAQSPRPGEIVVTVDMPLLKSAKDTSLEVLGKTLRVECKRPAYRLELPLAYPVDEDRGGAKFNTQNGQLTITLPVSPLVQTVDLSFGPRLTEATQNGEIQNRTREMDEQEELEKEETEQKTEGSEGQRERGVGPERESADAREVGGCDTEEQAGSPRRKDVPTTHVASYTEDNPSETADNRNGVPPHTQKSFKVLEDNTGENSGTSESSFHSRNSKRTEADEETGTPEDMRIHTGTLTGTQREMVTQGDTGTEGDTGIERDTGTKGDTGTCAEKEHLQGTSSTEYTAPQLVSAGKSTSSEATGSAESLNSEDRNHQMSPNVPTASAEDQLKKDDSADAVPVGPVSATEEEEHQEDSADAVPVGPVSTTEEEEHQEDSADAVPVGPVSATEEEEHQEDSADAVPVGPVSTTEEEEHQEDSADAVPVGPVSTTEEEEHQEDSPPGQNGSEPVFSRKPPQPLLREMDESGQETIISDHATSAGLSFHNSLLYELD, from the exons ATGGAGATCGGAGACAAGATAAAAGAGTTAAACATGACGAAGGACGAAGTCGACAGGTTCTCAGCGGCCTTTAAAGACGAAAAGTTCAGAGGTTTGCTGCTCGATTACGCCAAGGAATTATCCGACCCCGAATGTAAGAAGAAGTACGAGGAGGAGATCAAACTGCTGGAGGAGGAAAGGGGAAACGCCATCGAGTTTATCCATCCACAGCCTTTCAGAGCGCTCAAAACGAGCGTCAACGGGAAACAGAAATGCTTCGTCAACATTTGCGCCAATGAAAAGGTCGGTAAGTGTGAGTTTAAATGGGGGGTATCAGAGGATGGCAAAAGAGGACAGCATTGGTCTCTGCCCCACAGTCTGCACCCtgggagaccagagagagaccccaaAGGAAACAAGTTCATGATCTATGATGTGATCTTCCACCCGGACACTATTCACATGGCGAGCAAGAACAGAGAATTTATGGACATGGTGGACAGCACCGCCATTCAGGGAATCCAAGACGGGTTTAAAGTACGACTGGATCAGAACAACGTAAAAGTGCTGGCCACCAAGTATAAGGGGACCCCCCAGCCCTCCGTGATCCGGAAGCCCATCCCCGGCTACCAGACTGAAGACCCCCCAGCGAGTCCAGACCCTCtggccttccccttcccctatAAAGACCCCCCCAGCGGAGCCGCAAACCAGCCTGCAGCCGGTGCAAAAACCAGAGAGGAGTCCACACCAAGAAGCTTCGTCACCGAATCCCCAAAGCCTGGCGCTCCGACCACACCCCACTACAAGCTGAAGTACAGATCCTTCATCGATCTGCAGGACTTCAGATGTTCCCGGGACTCTGCCCAGAGCCCCAGGCCTGGAGAGATCGTGGTCACTGTGGACATGCCCCTTCTAAAGTCGGCCAAAGACACAAGCCTGGAGGTCCTGGGGAAGACCCTCAGGGTGGAGTGCAAGAGGCCGGCCTACAGGCTTGAGCTCCCCCTAGCGTACCCCGTGGACGAGGACAGGGGAGGGGCCAAGTTCAACACACAGAACGGGCAGCTCACCATCACCCTGCCTGTTTCTCCTCTGGTCCAGACGGTTGACCTCAGCTTTGGGCCCCGCCTGACGGAAGCGACACAAAATGGGGAAATTCAGAACAGAACGAGAGAGATGGATGAACAGGAGGAACTGGAAAAGGAAGAAACGGAGCAGAAGACTGAGGGTTCAGAGGGCCAACGGGAGAGGGGGGTTGGACCTGAGCGGGAGAGCGCTGACGCCAGAGAGGTTGGGGGCTGTGATACTGAAGAGCAGGCAGGAAGCCCACGCAGAAAAGACGTTCCTACCACGCATGTTGCCTCCTACACTGAAGACAACCCCAGTGAAACTGCTGATAACAGGAACGGAGTTCCACCTCATACCCAAAAGAGCTTCAAAGTCCTAGAAGACAACACAGGCGAAAACAGCGGAACCTCAGAAAGCAGCTTCCACTCAAGGAACAGCAAAAGAACCGAAGCGGACGAAGAGACAGGGACACCGGAAGACATGAGGATACACACGGGGACACTcacaggaacacagagagaaATGGTGACGCAGGGAGACActgggacagagggagacactgggatagagagagacacagggaccaAGGGAGACACAGGGACCTGTGCAGAGAAGGAACATCTGCAAGGCACTTCAAGTACTGAG TACACAGCGCCTCAGCTTGTATCCGCTGGCAAGTCCACCAGCAGTGAAGCCACAGGATCGGCCGAGTCACTGAACTCTGAAGACAGGAACCACCAGATGAGCCCCAATGTTCCTACAGCGAGCGCAGAGGATCAGTTAAAGAAGGACGATTCAGCGGACGCTGTCCCGGTCGGTCCGGTGAGCgccacagaggaagaggagcatcAGGAGGACTCAGCGGACGCTGTCCCGGTCGGTCCGGTGAGcaccacagaggaagaggagcatcAGGAGGACTCAGCGGACGCTGTCCCGGTCGGTCCGGTGAGCgccacagaggaagaggagcatcAGGAGGACTCAGCGGACGCTGTCCCGGTCGGTCCGGTGAGcaccacagaggaagaggagcatcAGGAGGACTCAGCGGACGCTGTCCCGGTCGGTCCGGTGAGcaccacagaggaagaggagcatcAGGAGGATTCCCCACCAGGGCAGAACGGGTCAGAGCCTGTATTCTCTAGAAAGCCTCCACAGCCTTTGTTGAGGGAAATGGATGAGAGCGGACAGGAGACCATCATCAGTGATCACGCCACGTCCGCTGGCCTAAGCTTCCACAACTCCCTTCTGTATGAACTGGACTAA
- the si:dkey-13p1.4 gene encoding transmembrane protein 151B, whose product MFSPDADSETTAEGTAASRPNDEEDEGEEEESPVNIEVPEEQHPVKQSLGACVCRESHWRCLLLSLLMYGCLGAVAWCQLARITKISFNSALTSSFASPITSSLRGGASGVGIGGGGGGGGGGGHSMIYHDSPCADGYLYIPLAFLSMLYVVYLLECWHCRARSDLQSRADVDGVYERVLRMRAARPCVWWKAISYHFVRRTRQVTRYRNGDAYTTTQVYHERVNTHVAEGEFDYGRCGMRDVSCDLRGLERHPATRLRFTKCFSFAGAGPENSYLNQRSRFFSEIEGMDDYMEAREGMQLKNVDFKEHLIAYLDPERPPWYTSQLAFWLAALLMLSWPLRVLMEYRTSYVHYRIEKLFGLEYSYSSPSPDDEDVPARPGGAGCGIPRVDTCDSTELEWHIRSNHQIIPSYSEAVLFDPEAADPGAPCGAGDTPVGDPDDDTPSANRHLLDGAGRQPAAAAPGGYGALLSAEDCERCSQRQSRHGGAGEAGGRRRTLTSSSCSSLFSCRGGLLHSRLSLDTSRFSLCRMYGSRRTVGLWRSRSSTLTDRFCADRRCCRSDSSRLALNESPPTYRDARFFPVLIVHRQEGRGGEEDRDVRRYFVRRGSCCVETSL is encoded by the exons ATGTTTTCCCCCGATGCAGACAGTGAGACCACTGCGGAAGGAACAGCGGCCAGTAGACCGaacgatgaggaggatgagggggaagaggaggaatcACCGGTTAACATTGAAGTCCCAGAGGAG CAACACCCCGTCAAGCAGTCCCTGGGCGCGTGCGTGTGCCGGGAGTCCCACtggcgctgcctgctgctctCCCTGCTCATGTACGGCTGCCTGGGCGCTGTGGCCTGGTGCCAGCTGGCCCGCATCACCAAGATCAGCTTCAACTCGGCGCTCACCTCCTCCTTCgcctcccccatcacctcctctctgcGGGGCGGAGCCTCCGGCGTGGGcatagggggaggaggaggaggaggaggaggaggggggcactCCATGATCTACCACGACAGCCCCTGCGCCGACGGCTACCTCTACATCCCCCTGGCCTTCCTCAGCATGCTGTACGTGGTGTACCTGCTGGAGTGCTGGCACTGCCGCGCCCGCAGCGACCTGCAGTCGCGGGCCGACGTGGACGGCGTGTACGAGCGCGTGCTGCGGATGCGGGCGGCGCGGCCCTGCGTCTGGTGGAAGGCCATCAGCTACCACTTTGTGCGGCGCACGCGGCAGGTGACGCGCTACCGCAACGGCGACGCCTACACCACCACGCAGGTGTACCACGAGCGCGTCAACACGCACGTGGCCGAGGGCGAGTTCGACTACGGCCGCTGCGGCATGCGGGACGTGTCGTGCGACCTGCGCGGCCTGGAGCGCCACCCCGCCACCCGCCTGCGCTTCACCAAGTGCTTCAGCTTCGCCGGCGCCGGGCCCGAGAACTCCTACCTCAACCAGCGCTCCCGCTTCTTCTCGGAGATCGAGGGCATGGACGACTACATGGAGGCCCGCGAGGGCATGCAGCTGAAGAACGTGGACTTTAAGGAGCACCTGATCGCCTACCTGGACCCCGAGCGCCCGCCCTGGTACACCTCCCAGCTGGCCTTCTGGCTCGCCGCCCTGCTGATGCTGTCCTGGCCGCTGAGGGTGCTGATGGAGTACCGGACCTCCTACGTCCACTACCGCATCGAGAAGCTGTTCGGCCTGGAGTACAGCTACAGCAGCCCCTCCCCCGACGACGAGGACGTcccggcccggcccgggggCGCCGGCTGCGGCATCCCCCGCGTGGACACCTGCGACAGCACGGAGCTGGAGTGGCACATCCGTTCCAACCACCAGATCATCCCCAGCTACTCCGAGGCCGTGCTGTTCGACCCCGAGGCCGCGGACCCCGGGGCGCCGTGCGGGGCGGGCGACACCCCCGTCGGGGACCCCGACGACGACACGCCCTCCGCCAACCGCCACCTGTTGGACGGCGCGGGCCGgcagcccgccgccgccgccccggggGGCTACGGCGCCCTGCTGAGCGCGGAGGACTGCGAGCGCTGCTCCCAGCGGCAGAGCCGGCACGGGGGGGCGGGTgaggcgggggggcggcggcggaccCTCACcagctccagctgctcctccctcttctcgtGCCGCGGGGGCCTGCTGCACTCGCGCCTCTCGCTGGACACGTCGCGCTTCTCGCTGTGCCGCATGTACGGCTCGCGCCGCACGGTGGGGCTGTGGCGGAGCCGCAGCAGCACGCTGACCGACCGCTTCTGCGCCGACCGCCGCTGCTGCCGCTCGGACTCCAGCCGGCTGGCGCTCAACGAGAGCCCGCCCACGTACCGGGACGCACGCTTCTTCCCAGTGCTCATCGTGCACCGGCAGGAGGGCCGCGGCGGCGAGGAAGACCGCGACGTGCGGCGCTACTTTGTGCGACGCGGCTCCTGCTGTGTGGAGACCTCGCTGTGA
- the lrr1 gene encoding leucine-rich repeat protein 1 — protein MKLQCDVEVVNRMLPSFGMKNRGKGARAVLSIGKHLDKTTQRTSVYMIICTAKDRTGSKYKLKDNIEKFFTWFVEEGKATVRIKEPAIDICLSKADANSLKSFLSAARLADRGSDTSSLPLATLTPVRARDVEKPKKKLTIVSKKDYPLASSFPYSLEQLQVSYCKLSRVDMRMLSLKALRKLDLSNNHIKKLPATIGDLGCLAELILHNNQLESFSEALCLSTLQRTLQHLDLSQNRLKGLPSQFSQLRELVNLKLDDNKLQWLPFRVGRLSKLRFLSAAHNQLALLPGDFRRLSLENLDLFGNPFTPPNPLDHSIHLTFPLSLQELASRAVVNLRVPYGPQHLPAHLCRDLEVSEACDCGSACVSFFIQTAVSMNLHQVSHTVVLVDDMGGTEAPVQQHFCSLSCYSQFLDNCLQRGGR, from the exons ATGAAGCTACAGTGTGATGTCGAGGTCGTCAACCGCATGCTCCCCTCGTTCGGTATGAAGAACCGAGGGAAGGGCGCCCGAGCGGTGCTCTCAATCGGGAAGCACCTGGACAAAACCACCCAGAGGACCAGCGTCTACATGATCATCTGCACGGCCAAGGACAGGACAGGCTCCAAGTACAAG ctgaaggacaaCATTGAGAAGTTCTTCACGTGGTTCGTCGAGGAGGGCAAAGCCACCGTCCGGATCAAAGAACCAGCTATTGACATATGTTTGAGCAAG GCCGACGCCAACAGCCTGAAGAGCTTCCTCTCCGCGGCGCGGCTGGCCGACCGCGGCAGCGACACCAGCAGCCTCCCGCTGGCCACCCTGACCCCGGTCCGCGCCCGCGACGTGGAGAAGCCCAAGAAGAAGCTCACCATCGTCTCCAAGAAGGACTACCCGCTCGCCTCCAGCTTCCCCTactccctggagcagctgcaggTGTCCTACTGCAAGCTCTCGCGCGTGGACATGAGGATGCTGTCCCTCAAAG CTCTTCGTAAGCTGGACCTCAGCAACAACCACATCAAGAAGCTCCCGGCCACCATCGGGGACCTGGGCTGCCTCGCCGAGCTCATCCTGCACAACAACCAGCTGGAGAGCTTCAGCGAGGCCCTGTGCCTGTCCACCCTGCAGCGCACCCTCCAGCACCTGGACCTCAGTCAGAACCGCCTGAAGGGCCTGCCCTCCCAGTTCTCCCAGCTCCGGGAGCTGGTCAACCTCAAGCTGGACGACAACAAGCTCCAGTGGCTGCCCTTCCGCGTGGGCCGGCTCTCCAAGCTGAGGTTCCTGTCAGCCGCGCACAACCAGCTGGCCCTGCTGCCCGGCGACTTCCGCAGGCTGAGCCTGGAGAACCTGGACCTGTTCGGGAACCCCTTCACCCCGCCCAACCCCCTGGACCACAGCATCCACCTCACCTTCCCGCTGTCGCTCCAGGAGCTGGCCAGCAGGGCGGTGGTCAACCTCAg ggTGCCGTACGGACCGCAGCACCTCCCCGCCCACCTCTGCCGGGACCTGGAGGTCTCCGAGGCCTGCGACTGCGGCAGCGCCTGCGTCAGCTTCTTCATCCAGACGGCGGTTAGCATGAACCTGCACCAGGTGTCTCACACGGTGGTTCTGGTGGACGACATGGGCGGCACCGaggccccggtgcagcagcacTTCTGCTCGCTGTCCTGCTACTCCCAGTTCCTCGACAACTGCCTCCAGAGGGGCGGGCGGTAG
- the LOC132458030 gene encoding Krueppel-like factor 11 → MMPMRTYSEMEPPHGAQYVDQCKRRRHGGEQFISSGTSRGSPSLEYTDLEAAEALMCMSSSLSHGSFPCKPAQNPCKPRPLTPASDCCDLVLSPELPETLKDFVSLSSLSMTPPHSPSFTESSTQRCGTGLPALTSAPERPSALPSPPQACRAMETSVIRHTADSTPCRQHIPGAPRSCSSAVAATVCPKQQLQQQQQQQQQQQQQLHHQQHPQQQKLRQQHCTRQTGRPSPPPPPPSSCTATPQARQPAIYSKPSTDSTAPRSLITQLAPPVPTTTTLCSAPQIFCQMIPVSSQSGIISAFIPSTLQTASPGLRTSPTSLLPQGPLHAAPVQQPLLVGPGVQQGTVMLVLPPQSSFPQAQHCTPSVMTLGHTKLLPLAPAPVYMPAGPCGAATPGVKIDCLRRRNYVCNFPGCRKTYFKSSHLKAHLRTHTGEKPFSCSWESCDKQFARSDELSRHRRTHTGEKKFVCPVCDRRFMRSDHLTKHARRHMTSKKIPSWQAELRNLNKMQAGKAPSLKPSLPTLSMLVPAVSR, encoded by the exons ATGATGCCCATGAGAACATATTCAGAGATGGAGCCGCCACACGGG GCCCAGTATGTGGACCAGTGTAAGAGAAGGAGGCATGGTGGTGAGCAGTTCATCTCCAGTGGAACCAGCAGAGGCTCCCCGAGCCTAGAGTACACAGACCTTGAGGCGGCAGAGGCCCTGATGTGCATGAGTTCCTCCCTGAGCCATGGGTCCTTCCCCTGCAAGCCTGCACAGAACCCCTGCAAGCCACGGCCACTGACGCCTGCTTCGGACTGCTGCGACCTGGTACTCTCCCCTGAACTACCAGAGACCCTCAAGGACTTTGTTTCCCTCTCCTCACTT AGTATGACGCCCCCCCACAGCCCCAGCTTCACAGAGAGCTCCACACAGCGGTGCGGCACCGGGCTCCCTGCCCTGACCTCTGCTCCCGAGAGGCCCAGCGCTCTGCCCTCACCGCCCCAGGCCTGCAGGGCCATGGAGACCAGTGTCATCCGCCACACCGCAGACAGCACCCCCTGCCGGCAGCACATTCCAGGGGCCCCCAGGAGCTGTAGCAGCGCCGTCGCGGCCACAGTTTGCCCGAAGCAGCaacttcaacaacaacaacaacaacaacaacagcagcaacaacaacttcATCATCAGCAACACCCACAACAACAGAAGCTGCGGCAGCAGCATTGCACAAGACAGACTGGGCGGccaagcccccctccccctccgccctcctctTGCACAGCCACCCCGCAGGCCAGGCAGCCGGCCATCTACTCAAAGCCCAGTACGGACAGCACAGCCCCCAGGAGCCTTATCACCCAGCTGGCCCCTCcggtccccaccaccaccaccctctgtTCCGCTCCCCAGATCTTCTGCCAGATGATCCCCGTGAGCAGCCAGTCGGGGATCATCTCGGCCTTCATCCCCAGCACGTTGCAGACCGCCAGCCCCGGGTTGAGGACCagccccacctccctcctcccccagggtcCGCTCCACGCCGCGCCCGTCCAGCAGCCCCTCCTGGTGGGCCCGGGGGTGCAGCAGGGCACGGTGATGCTGGTGCTCCCTCCGCAGTCGTCCTTCCCCCAGGCTCAGCACTGCACGCCGAGCGTCATGACCCTCGGCCACACCAAGCTGCTCCCCCTGGCCCCGGCCCCCGTCTACATGCCGGCGGGCCCCTGCGGGGCCGCCACCCCGGGCGTCAAGATAGATTGCTTGCGCAGGAGGAACTATGTGTGCAACTTTCCGGGATGCAGGAAGACCTACTTCAAGAGCTCCCACCTGAAGGCGCACCTCCGGACGCACACAG GAGAGAAGCCCTTCAGCTGCAGCTGGGAGAGCTGCGACAAGCAGTTTGCCCGCTCGGACGAGCTGTCGCGGCACCGGCGCACGCACACCGGCGAGAAGAAGTTTGTGTGTCCCGTCTGCGACCGGCGCTTCATGCGCAGTGACCACCTGACCAAACACGCCCGCCGTCACATGACCAGCAAGAAGATCCCTTCCTGGCAGGCGGAGCTGCGGAACCTAAACAAAATGCAAGCCGGCAAAGCACCCTCCCTGAAGCCCAGTCTGCCCACACTGAGCATGCTCGTGCCGGCTGTGTCGCGGTAG